The genomic interval cagcgcggcTGTGAGCGCGGCCcccagcagcgcggcggcgaggcggtccgcccccgcgccccctcccccctcacctgcccgcgcggcggcagcgcggcTGTGAGCGCGGCcccagcagcgcggcggcgaggcggtccgccccccgcgccccccacTGCGCGCCGCGTCGTGCGCCGCCAGTAGCAGCGCCGCGCCCCCCGCCTCCAACAGCGCCGGCGCCGCCACCGACGCCAGTTCGTCTATCTGTAACATTGATATAACCCGCTATAAGGCACATAGTTCTGTGGATTtatcaataggccgtataggccgcgcaTTGGCAGTAGAGTGTACTGTCGCGCCACATTGGCTTACTGTTTGACTTATTGTTTGTTCGTAGAATTGGCAACCCTCAACGTTATCAGAGccaacaataatatattatatcgtCACTGACCTGGTCGCAAGTCGCGTGCGCGTCAGCAGCTCGTGCAGCGCGCGtcgcgcgcgcccgccgccccccccgcccgcgcccccgcccccgcccccccgGTGCAGGCCACGGCCAGCAGCCAGGCGGCCGCCGCCACCGTCCCTTTGGCGCCTCCCGTGCTTTCCAGCCCCAAAATGATGCCCGACAACATCTGCCGATGACAAATAAACTAGCGTGGATTTCAAACGCTTCTTTAATAATGCTGTGCAAACACTGATagcaaatagtacattgtgtcttacgggcgataaataaggaattaagaacgagagtctattagaagcccgaagtcgaagactgagggctttaattgttcgtaattctagtaccgcccgtgcgacatataatgtttttcatcacatttgcgagtaaatttttatatttgtaaaagaaaaaatatatattggcgataccttagcgCGGCGCGGGTCCGCGGGCCTGCTGCAGCCCGCAGCCCGCAGCGCGCCCCGCACTATCACTATCAGTACGGGCACAGgcaatgactcatgcgaccgagtACCGACCAAGGGCttatgtcagaaagtccaggtgtcacattgtccatggtcaaaaagtccgagggatgaaacgtcctagtgtctgaaagtccatggtcaaaaagtccgaaggattaaacgtcctagtgtctgaaagtcctagcgtcaaaaagtccatggtcaaaaagtccgaaagatgaaacatcctagtgtctgaaagtcctagcgtcaaaaagtccgaatgttctagttctgaaggcctgaaccccataatgtctcattgtataaaaatatgactaacacaactaaatgataaatataactgaaatagattagagagctagattgctcatctgcattatttccagTCTATTATCTAACACCCTGAGGTCCATTCTCGGTAAGATCCAGATGCATCTATGATGCTTCGTACATGTCGTGTCGATTCGACGAGAATTGACCAGCTGATGCAGTCATGCAGATGGACTGgggcctcattctacattgtctctttccatattgttatacacaatggactatccgacattagggaattataaccttcgaacttttgacaatggacaatgtgacacctggactctcggacatatggactatccgacattagggcattataaccttcgaactttttgacaatggacaatgtgacacctggactctcggacatatggactatccgacattaacgTTTACCttcaagtgtgatgaaaaaagttttacTGTTCATCGATTAACAACACGTGCTCAAAGACGAAACACCAAACCACCGTGTTTAACGCTGATAGCGTAAAGTAAAGAGTAACCTTTTGATCAATGGACGTCTACCAGATGAAGTTTTAGGGTTGGTCATTTGCTGATTTTTTAGGGAAATGAAATATAGGCTTGCAATTTCACTTCATTTATTACTAACAGATTACGAGTACATGTTAGTTTGCGTTGGCGGGTGAGAGACCACTGCGGCCGCATAGCCAGCGGGGGTTTGCCATATCGCAAGCTAAGCAATCCTGTGTCCCGTGTGCAATTTTGACAAGTTTGTGCGACCATTCCTGCTGCAGCACTTGCTGCCCTTATCAAAAACAATCTCGCAGGGTTCTATCGAGTGttacatacgaacttgtcaaggtatagttACCCCATCAGTTGTAGAGTGCGCCGTGCGGTGTATAGTTATATATAGTTAAGTTACTATCGTACTCGTAGTACCTGATATAGCAAAGATCATGCAGTGTACCTGTTCGGTGACGGCGGCTGCCCCGTCGGGCCCGCGCTGGCAGGCGCGCAGCCAGGCGTCCAGCAGCGCGCACCCCGGCCCCGCCCCCGGCCCCGGCCCCCCCGGGCGCCGCCCCCAGCCGCGCGCGCAGCTCCCGCAGcagccgcgcgcgcgcgccgccccccgcgccccccccACCGCCCCCCTCAGGGTCCACGCGCAGCTCCAGCCACGCCTTCACAAGCTCTGCCTGCAGCCAACATAACAGTTGCTTAACTTCACACTGTCCCATTGCTGTTGAAATATGTTCCAAACTCAAACTTGAGAAGAACTGGGTGTTTGGGTTCCACgcacaatggccaggtcaattgttggctctcCGAGCCGCTTCCTTGATCTGGCCCTtgtgtaataattaaattactatgttacaagtaaatacaaaagaatttcaatatcagatttttaaaaaaatatctatttactatcacaccattaaacaaacatgaataatcgaagctaaaagaagagaaataaataaaactatttgtcatggttcatttaggaccctaagccgtgcttgtattattgtcaaattgtaatgccacagattatgttatgtacaacctgaatttttctaggcaatggaacatGGCTGTTTCACTGTGACATCATCCAGcgtattttgaaagaaagaaagaaagaaaatattttattgccaacagtacaaacaatacaagacaacaatataaacaatacaagataatagtctgtcctgcggcaaaaggagcaaaaaaatattaaaaaatattaaaaattcaactcacccaaattcaaaatcaatacaAATGGTAtgttaaaatatcctattctttccaaaaataaaataaaaactatatttttttagtttgagGTGAAATTAATcactacaaggaatttatgcttttgaggtaaagaagtaacaaatgCTTCTTCAGTAACAAATCGTTGATTTAATACCATAATGATGTCCAACTGTAGTACTGGTGTAGTCTAGCATGGTACCTATATTAGGCTGCTTTTCCACAGGAGATGTACGAGGATCTGttgcaagaaatgtgtttttcatgaaacaatatttacctatcctcgcacagcacagctttAGTGGAAACAGAGCTGAACGAGGATGGCTACATGAGGagtttttattggttaatgaaaaacacatgaagAAACAATCTGAGACGAGGGTATAAAGAGAAGGCGAATGCGATTGGGTGCGCCCGCGtgttaggcaatacggtctcAGATTGTAACGTGTGTAGTTGAGTGAGGAGTTCAAAAACCTCAGGGCGGTGGTTTGAGCCCGGTACCTCGCCGTCGTC from Choristoneura fumiferana chromosome 25, NRCan_CFum_1, whole genome shotgun sequence carries:
- the LOC141442531 gene encoding uncharacterized protein, with protein sequence MLSDFEDDIGEDLPSISLSQSTGEKSVTEMPPAAEVASERARRAAAEQALRELREPPPAAAPPPPAPAPAAATPTTARGAVGGARGAARARGCCGSCARGWGRRPGGPGPGAGPGCALLDAWLRACQRGPDGAAAVTEQMLSGIILGLESTGGAKGTVAAAAWLLAVACTGGAGAGARAGGAAGARDARCTSC